In Thunnus thynnus chromosome 11, fThuThy2.1, whole genome shotgun sequence, the following proteins share a genomic window:
- the LOC137192343 gene encoding CD276 antigen homolog, which produces MMREAHKLILSWMFIILVAYCHLFVSDVTVVLNVNTTAGESTVLPCTLMSTSIDLKDLRFYWQDDRNDVLYSFSKGNEMSKHVKELYRDRVTAFPEDMTRGNISITVKNLTLEDGKRTIRAFAFVLNSAGEWEHSLDICQTTLNVAVPYKTVSLEVNEKDMKAVCTVQRGFPEPLVSWRLHHLFNDSKHWSDPRNEHTKAVQDAKDHLYNVSSTIEFNGGQYQNVTCIIYNPTLNVTLSKTYVFNKGKHLWGLPVWASILIAAATVLLVTVITT; this is translated from the exons ATGATGCGTGAGGCACATAAGCTCATCCTCTCATGGATGTTCATAATACTGGTGGCATACTGTCACCTGTTTG tGTCTGATGTAACAGTGGTGCTAAATGTCAACACTACTGCCGGCGAGTCAACTGTCCTTCCATGTACCCTGATGAGCACCTCCATTGACTTAAAGGATCTGCGCTTTTACTGGCAGGATgacagaaatgatgttttgtaCTCTTTTAGCAAAGGGAACGAAATGTCAAAGCATGTAAAGGAACTTTATCGAGACAGGGTCACAGCCTTCCCCGAGGACATGACAAGAGGGAATATTTCAATCACAGTTAAAAACCTAACACTGGAAGATGGGAAAAGAACTATCAGggcttttgcttttgttttaaataGCGCAGGGGAATGGGAACACTCTCTAGATATCTGCCAGACCACTTTAAATGTTGCAG TTCCTTACAAGACCGTCAGCCTCGAGGTAAATGAGAAAGACATGAAAGCCGTCTGCACTGTCCAAAGGGGATTCCCTGAACCGCTGGTCTCCTGGAGACTCCACCACCTTTTCAACGACTCTAAACACTGGTCAGACCCGAGGAATGAACACACTAAAGCAGTGCAGGATGCTAAGGACCATCTCTACAATGTCAGCAGCACTATAGAATTCAATGGAGGTCAATATCAAAATGTGACCTGCATCATCTACAACCCTACCCTAAATGTGACATTGAGTAAAACCTACGTTTTCAACAAAG GTAAACATCTGTGGGGCCTCCCTGTGTGGGCTTCGATTCTGATTGCAGCTGCTACAGTTCTGCTGGTTACGGTGATTACCACATAA